A DNA window from Pogona vitticeps strain Pit_001003342236 chromosome 2, PviZW2.1, whole genome shotgun sequence contains the following coding sequences:
- the LOC144587245 gene encoding major histocompatibility complex class I-related protein 1-like isoform X4: protein MAPQRGWRCLLLGAAAAFWLGGPPGTGSSHSLLYFRTCISQPGSGLTGYLEVGYLDGRPIERYDSHTGRMVPLAPWMNQSVQVMESYWEIQATLASLNQEGFGHYLRILQNDLLPRRNSSRSPDAGREPNSCSSSEFECGDRTCIPWRYICDWSLDCQDGSDEDSALCTPQGFHTLQCIDGCELGDDGQENSFHREAYDGREIQKWEATWDLYRQRKSFWGRNCTGWLKRHLPYLEEEELRRKEPPAVRVTRVGTSQSLETLACRADGFYPKEINVSWVKDGQVFLQETLRKGALPNADGTFQAQLSLQIDPKERGHYRCHVEHAGLQGPLDVGWEGPGSAWPLVGGVLGTGAALLLLAGMVCYSLRTRPSASKATSESASAHRDKTE, encoded by the exons ATGGCGCCGCAGAGGGGGTGGCGCTGCCTTCTTCTCGGGGCAGCCGCCGCCTTCTGGCTGGGGGGCCCGCCTG GGACCGGCTCCTCTCACTCCTTGCTCTATTTCCGCACCTGCATCTCCCAGCCCGGCTCAGGGCTGACTGGCTACCTGGAGGTGGGCTACCTGGACGGGCGGCCCATTGAGCGCTACGACAGCCACACGGGAAGGATGGTCCCCCTGGCACCCTGGATGAACCAGAGCGTGCAGGTGATGGAGAGTTACTGGGAGATTCAGGCCACCCTGGCCAGCCTCAACCAGGAAGGATTCGGCCACTACCTGCGGATCCTGCAGAATGACCTCCTCCCTCGCAGGAACAGCAGCCGCAGCCCCG ATGCTGGCCGAGAACCCAATTCCTGTTCCAGCAGCGAGTTCGAATGTGGGGACAGGACTTGCATTCCCTGGCGTTATATCTGCGACTGGTCTCTTGACTGCCAAGATGGGAGCGATGAGGATTCTGCGCTCTGCACTCCCCAGG GGTTTCACACTTTGCAGTGCATTGACGGCTGTGAGCTTGGGGACGATGGGCAGGAGAATTCCTTCCACCGGGAGGCTTACGACGGGCGAGAGATCCAGAAGTGGGAGGCCACGTGGGACCTTTACAGGCAGCGGAAAAGCTTCTGGGGCAGGAACTGCACCGGGTGGCTAAAGAGGCACCTGCCgtacctggaggaggaggagctgcggAGGAAAG AGCCCCCAGCCGTGAGGGTGACCCGCGTTGGGACCAGCCAGAGTCTGGAAACGCTGGCGTGCCGCGCGGACGGCTTCTACCCCAAAGAGATCAACGTCTCCTGGGTGAAGGACGGCCAAGTCTTCCTGCAGGAGACGCTCCGGAAAGGTGCCCTCCCCAACGCAGACGGGACTTTCCAGGCACAGCTGAGCCTCCAAATCGACCCCAAGGAGAGGGGCCACTACCGGTGCCACGTGGAACATGCTGGCCTCCAGGGACCCCTCGACGTGGGCTGGGAGGGGCCAG GCTCAGCATGGCCCCTCGTGGGGGGTGTCTTGGGGACTGGGGCCGCCCTCCTGCTGCTGGCTGGGATGGTCTGCTACTCTCTCC GAACCCGGCCATCAGCCTCCAAAGCCACCTCTGAATCAGCCTCTG